The following are encoded in a window of Salinibacter ruber DSM 13855 genomic DNA:
- a CDS encoding hybrid sensor histidine kinase/response regulator — protein sequence MPPDSPSDVEQCSTGPLVERPGALKEFVEATPAPVAMLDDDWRIVTHSRAWLEVFQNEGDETRNPIALDRIESTGQALSAREALPAPTDQRTFFEVFADPDDEWRTAFLRSLEEKGSRRGYGQRLSQPDGPTYQVDWEVRPWQTKNGSERGVLLSVIDRTEERHAKGLRRQVDHRFDKLVGTISEGVLLMDDTGVFRDGNEAAQNILGRSLDEIIGSRFDDDIWNGLREDGSPLPNVEFPFWRAYVEREPVQEEVMGVYPPDAPPRWIRVNAQPLFRSGQEAPYAVLVSFDDITDERLKEEALQTSRDLLSSVLSSSLDGIIVFSAIRSAGDTIADFECVLVNPQAEKLFESTAEDIVGMRLREDMPRQEEKGLFEAYREVVETGEPAEMEVHYDTDGQDVWFQVMAVKVENGVAVTYRDITDRKEAERQIREQAQLLDKARDAILAHDLDGRIVYWNKSAERLTGWSKEEVLGAQAHDCLYAPNEEGTLQQCHETMMAEGEWTGELHMRTKDDEERIVESRWSLVRDSTGEPKHVLVINTDITERKRLESQFLRSQRMESLGRLVGGIAHDLGNLLVPITLGVKVLKRRVDDTDDKVDQTLSMIQKSAERGSDMVEQVLAFARGVEGERVALQPELIVEEVEEMTTETFPEDVEVHIRTDADLRPVVGDATQIQQVLMNLCVNARDAMPDGGTLTVEARNVDFTEREARRNIEAEPGGYVCIEVRDTGTGMPDDVADKIFEPFFTTKEEGEGTGLGLSTAYSIIQSHDGFMDVESEEGVGTTFWIYLPAADEEATVEAQSPTNGEAEHERPSFDGEGTQVLVVDDEEFVLESAQQTLEAAGYEVRTALDAAAALRVMEKEAIDLVITDLRMPEMSGLDLIRRLQERHPDLPIVAASGVADGRTEEALDAGAQTFLAKPFTAEKLEAALQEALHTTEEAAA from the coding sequence ATGCCCCCTGATTCCCCGTCCGACGTGGAGCAGTGCTCCACAGGTCCCCTTGTTGAGCGGCCCGGTGCGCTGAAGGAATTCGTGGAGGCGACGCCGGCCCCGGTCGCCATGCTCGACGACGACTGGCGCATCGTCACGCACAGCCGGGCGTGGCTGGAGGTCTTCCAGAACGAGGGCGACGAAACCCGCAACCCCATCGCCCTCGACCGCATCGAGTCCACCGGCCAGGCGCTGTCCGCCCGCGAGGCCCTTCCCGCCCCGACGGACCAGCGGACGTTCTTCGAGGTGTTTGCCGACCCGGACGACGAGTGGCGGACCGCGTTTCTGCGCAGCCTTGAGGAGAAGGGCAGCCGGCGCGGCTACGGGCAGCGGCTCTCCCAGCCGGACGGGCCCACGTATCAGGTGGACTGGGAGGTGCGGCCGTGGCAGACCAAAAACGGGTCAGAGCGGGGCGTGCTCCTCTCCGTCATCGACCGCACCGAGGAGCGGCACGCCAAGGGCCTGCGGCGCCAGGTGGACCACCGCTTCGACAAGCTCGTCGGCACGATCAGTGAGGGGGTGCTCCTCATGGACGATACCGGGGTGTTCCGGGACGGGAACGAGGCCGCCCAGAACATCCTGGGCCGCTCCCTCGACGAGATCATCGGCAGTCGGTTCGACGACGACATCTGGAACGGCCTGCGGGAGGACGGCAGCCCGCTCCCCAACGTCGAGTTTCCGTTCTGGCGCGCCTACGTCGAGCGGGAGCCGGTCCAGGAGGAGGTGATGGGCGTGTACCCCCCCGATGCGCCGCCGCGATGGATTCGGGTCAACGCCCAGCCGCTGTTCCGGAGCGGTCAGGAGGCCCCGTACGCCGTTCTCGTTTCGTTCGACGACATCACCGACGAGCGGCTGAAGGAGGAGGCCCTCCAAACCTCGCGCGACCTTCTGTCGAGCGTCCTCAGCAGCTCGCTCGACGGGATCATCGTCTTCTCGGCCATCCGGAGCGCGGGCGACACCATCGCCGACTTCGAGTGCGTACTGGTCAACCCGCAGGCGGAGAAGCTCTTCGAGAGCACGGCCGAGGACATTGTCGGCATGCGATTGCGGGAGGACATGCCCCGGCAGGAGGAAAAGGGCCTGTTCGAGGCGTACCGCGAGGTCGTCGAGACCGGCGAGCCGGCCGAGATGGAAGTCCACTACGACACCGACGGGCAGGACGTCTGGTTTCAGGTGATGGCCGTCAAGGTGGAAAACGGCGTGGCCGTCACCTACCGCGACATCACCGACCGGAAGGAGGCCGAACGGCAAATCCGCGAACAGGCCCAGCTCCTCGACAAGGCCCGCGACGCGATTCTGGCCCACGACCTGGACGGACGGATCGTCTACTGGAACAAGAGCGCCGAGCGCCTCACCGGCTGGTCGAAGGAGGAGGTCCTGGGCGCGCAGGCGCACGACTGCCTCTACGCCCCCAACGAGGAGGGCACGCTCCAGCAGTGCCACGAGACGATGATGGCGGAGGGCGAGTGGACGGGCGAGCTTCACATGCGCACGAAGGACGACGAGGAGCGCATCGTCGAGAGCCGGTGGTCCCTCGTGCGCGACAGCACGGGGGAGCCGAAGCACGTGCTCGTCATCAATACCGACATCACCGAGCGGAAGCGCCTGGAGTCGCAGTTCCTCCGGTCCCAGCGCATGGAAAGCCTCGGGCGGCTCGTGGGCGGAATCGCGCACGACCTGGGCAACCTGCTGGTGCCCATCACCCTCGGCGTGAAGGTGCTCAAGCGCCGCGTGGACGACACCGACGATAAGGTGGACCAGACGCTCTCAATGATTCAGAAGAGTGCCGAGCGCGGCTCCGACATGGTGGAGCAGGTGCTGGCCTTTGCCCGCGGGGTGGAGGGCGAGCGGGTGGCCCTCCAGCCGGAATTGATCGTCGAGGAGGTGGAGGAAATGACGACGGAGACCTTCCCGGAGGACGTGGAGGTGCACATCCGGACCGACGCGGACCTGCGCCCGGTCGTGGGGGACGCGACGCAGATCCAGCAGGTGCTCATGAACCTGTGCGTCAACGCGCGGGACGCGATGCCCGACGGCGGCACGCTCACCGTCGAGGCCCGCAACGTCGACTTCACCGAACGAGAGGCCCGCCGCAACATCGAGGCGGAGCCGGGCGGCTACGTCTGCATTGAGGTGCGCGACACCGGCACCGGCATGCCCGACGACGTGGCCGACAAGATCTTCGAACCCTTCTTTACGACGAAGGAGGAGGGGGAGGGCACCGGGCTGGGCCTGTCCACCGCCTACAGCATCATCCAGAGCCACGACGGGTTCATGGACGTGGAGAGCGAAGAGGGGGTGGGCACGACCTTCTGGATCTATCTGCCCGCCGCCGACGAGGAGGCGACCGTGGAGGCCCAGTCCCCGACCAACGGGGAGGCGGAGCACGAGCGCCCGTCGTTCGACGGGGAGGGAACGCAGGTGCTGGTGGTGGACGACGAGGAGTTCGTGCTGGAGTCGGCCCAGCAGACGCTGGAGGCGGCCGGGTACGAGGTCCGGACCGCCCTCGACGCGGCGGCGGCCCTGCGGGTGATGGAGAAGGAGGCGATTGACCTCGTCATCACGGACCTCCGCATGCCGGAGATGAGCGGGCTGGACCTGATCCGGCGCCTCCAGGAGCGACATCCGGACCTGCCCATCGTGGCCGCGAGCGGGGTGGCCGACGGGCGGACCGAAGAAGCCCTCGACGCCGGGGCACAGACCTTTCTCGCCAAGCCTTTCACCGCGGAGAAGCTCGAAGCCGCCCTGCAGGAGGCCCTCCACACCACCGAGGAAGCCGCGGCGTGA
- a CDS encoding T9SS type A sorting domain-containing protein encodes MTPSPPSASLPSARRRASNTGIVLIVLAVGLLLPACGRGRAQPVSCVTAIDNATVLIPDTVSVEGDASPFFSPDSLAALSPDDTCVGAESWRQAQQTAMAVAGRGPFEGEGLSDESSFRFRLYGARGEQHRDGTATFVACTRVGKALRAFCRDDGRYEDDAIYVLRTLRLGPPSPNEAPRVQALRLAAPSPNPVRDAVRIRFATPERQTVKLKLYDMLGRVVWTFGGGRVKGRHEVQADLSGLASGAYFLRLRSEGDTRTRRITVVR; translated from the coding sequence ATGACCCCGAGCCCCCCGTCTGCTAGTCTGCCCTCGGCGCGTCGGCGTGCCTCAAACACGGGCATCGTTCTCATTGTCCTCGCGGTGGGCCTGCTTCTGCCCGCGTGCGGGCGGGGCCGGGCGCAACCCGTCTCCTGCGTCACGGCGATCGACAATGCGACCGTTCTCATTCCCGATACCGTGTCCGTTGAGGGGGACGCCTCGCCCTTCTTTAGTCCCGACTCCCTCGCCGCTCTCTCGCCGGACGATACGTGCGTCGGGGCCGAGTCGTGGCGACAGGCCCAGCAGACGGCGATGGCGGTGGCGGGACGGGGGCCCTTCGAGGGGGAGGGGTTGAGCGACGAGAGTTCGTTTCGCTTCCGGCTGTACGGCGCTCGTGGGGAGCAGCACCGGGACGGAACCGCAACGTTCGTGGCGTGCACGCGGGTCGGAAAGGCGCTCCGGGCCTTTTGCCGCGACGACGGGCGCTACGAGGACGACGCGATCTATGTCCTGCGCACGCTGCGCCTCGGCCCCCCGTCGCCGAACGAGGCGCCTCGCGTGCAGGCCCTTCGCCTCGCGGCGCCATCCCCCAATCCGGTGCGGGACGCGGTGCGCATCCGCTTCGCGACGCCCGAGCGCCAAACAGTCAAATTGAAGCTGTACGACATGTTGGGGCGGGTCGTCTGGACCTTCGGGGGCGGAAGGGTCAAAGGCCGCCACGAAGTCCAGGCCGATCTGTCGGGGCTGGCCAGCGGGGCCTATTTCCTGCGGCTGCGGTCGGAGGGCGACACCCGGACGCGTCGCATTACCGTCGTGCGGTAG